The following are encoded together in the Romeriopsis navalis LEGE 11480 genome:
- a CDS encoding PTPA-CTERM sorting domain-containing protein: MEFLKMPLHRLVTEHPALRKSLPVTLVSLGLMTMGAIFAPAAQAARFTFSQTGYSDGPIDFSSGSRQVFEVTGSFGFDDAAFDDGQVTRNELTFFNYAFKGRLEEEEEEEEEVPRVLRLVDDTDSTFFTATLNDLDGFSFGNLDGFSFGNIANIGLRADGPSAIAQETNYFLNLEGSAQAPFDNGSYDFELSGSGFFRGDGRIFFNNDDFGGNPPFRAAAFSTAWSSRSPVNIQPAADPVPTPAMLPGLFGMGVAAWRKRRSASTQQSDEQV; encoded by the coding sequence ATGGAGTTCCTCAAGATGCCGTTACATCGTTTAGTAACAGAACATCCCGCTTTACGTAAATCATTGCCTGTAACACTGGTATCCCTAGGTCTGATGACAATGGGGGCAATATTTGCACCCGCCGCCCAAGCCGCTCGGTTTACCTTTTCGCAGACGGGTTATTCCGACGGCCCTATTGACTTCAGTAGCGGATCGAGACAAGTCTTTGAGGTGACTGGTAGCTTTGGATTTGACGATGCTGCGTTTGATGATGGGCAGGTTACGCGGAATGAATTAACGTTTTTTAACTATGCGTTTAAGGGGCGGCTTGAGGAAGAGGAAGAGGAAGAGGAAGAGGTGCCACGGGTTTTACGTTTGGTAGACGACACGGACTCGACATTTTTCACGGCGACCCTGAATGATTTGGACGGGTTCTCTTTTGGGAATTTGGACGGGTTCTCTTTTGGGAATATTGCCAATATTGGTCTGCGTGCTGATGGTCCATCGGCGATCGCACAAGAGACAAATTACTTTCTAAATCTCGAAGGGTCTGCTCAGGCTCCTTTCGATAATGGGAGCTATGACTTTGAGCTGTCTGGTAGTGGATTTTTTAGGGGGGACGGTCGGATCTTTTTTAATAATGATGACTTCGGGGGGAATCCTCCGTTCAGAGCTGCAGCATTCAGCACAGCTTGGAGCTCCAGATCACCCGTTAACATTCAGCCTGCGGCTGACCCGGTACCGACTCCCGCGATGCTACCTGGTTTGTTTGGTATGGGGGTCGCAGCATGGCGTAAGCGTCGTTCTGCATCAACCCAGCAATCTGATGAGCAAGTATAG
- a CDS encoding anti-sigma factor family protein, producing the protein MNPTNQPNFSPGPDERRSSNERFELLSAYMDGEVTADERRLVESWLADEPKVQQMHQRLLALKHGFGAMPTPEPVQPVEMTIDKVFEKVERRSRFRVIMGGAAAAAAAVVATVVGVTAINNGPVPQMARNSGDSLERVAPLPAEENMTAGLLVSLDEPVVVVSKTASGGKSAKGAWSEGQ; encoded by the coding sequence ATGAACCCCACTAATCAGCCGAATTTCAGTCCAGGACCGGATGAGCGTCGCAGCAGCAACGAACGCTTCGAGTTGCTCAGTGCTTATATGGATGGCGAGGTGACAGCCGATGAGCGTCGCCTGGTTGAATCATGGCTAGCGGACGAGCCGAAGGTGCAACAAATGCATCAACGCTTGTTGGCGCTCAAGCATGGCTTCGGAGCCATGCCAACACCAGAGCCGGTACAGCCGGTTGAGATGACGATCGATAAGGTATTTGAGAAGGTCGAACGGCGCTCCCGCTTCCGGGTGATTATGGGCGGTGCAGCGGCCGCAGCAGCGGCAGTAGTCGCCACGGTTGTAGGCGTTACGGCGATCAACAATGGTCCAGTGCCCCAGATGGCTCGCAATTCTGGCGATAGCCTGGAGCGGGTAGCACCGCTGCCAGCGGAAGAAAATATGACGGCGGGTTTGCTGGTATCTTTGGATGAGCCGGTAGTGGTGGTTTCTAAGACGGCCTCCGGTGGAAAGTCGGCGAAGGGTGCCTGGTCTGAAGGCCAATAG
- a CDS encoding WecB/TagA/CpsF family glycosyltransferase: MTVTSSLPSQNVIGFPVTAVPFEAQVQQVIRWAQGGLSKVVCVANVHMLVEASWDQSLANILHGADLVTPDGMPLVWMVRLLRKTQQERVAGMDLMQAVCQQASEQGLSVYFLGSEQRVLDQMRYRLQREFPQLQVAGMDPLPMLSFPLTVDTEVVEKVNQSGASIVFVALGCPKQEKWMAAYHNQIQAVMLGVGGVFPLYAGLQQRAPEFIRSSGLEWLYRLVQEPRRLWKRYSKTIPPFIWLATKQLLQRPVPQRPIFTAPESGVDIITKELATSGRPLRR; this comes from the coding sequence ATGACCGTTACTTCTTCTCTACCATCGCAAAACGTCATCGGCTTCCCCGTCACCGCTGTCCCGTTTGAGGCTCAGGTACAACAGGTGATTCGTTGGGCGCAAGGTGGACTGAGTAAAGTCGTTTGTGTGGCGAATGTCCACATGCTGGTAGAAGCGTCTTGGGATCAAAGCCTAGCGAATATCTTGCACGGCGCAGATTTGGTTACGCCGGACGGAATGCCGCTAGTTTGGATGGTGCGCTTGCTCCGCAAAACCCAGCAAGAGCGGGTCGCGGGCATGGACTTGATGCAAGCCGTTTGTCAGCAAGCCAGTGAGCAGGGGCTGAGCGTTTATTTCCTCGGTTCTGAGCAGCGCGTGCTGGATCAAATGCGCTACCGGCTCCAGCGGGAGTTCCCCCAACTGCAAGTCGCAGGGATGGACCCACTACCGATGTTGTCGTTCCCGCTTACGGTCGATACAGAGGTAGTCGAGAAAGTAAATCAGAGTGGTGCCAGCATCGTGTTTGTTGCCCTCGGTTGTCCGAAGCAAGAAAAATGGATGGCGGCCTACCACAATCAGATTCAGGCGGTGATGCTCGGAGTCGGGGGCGTCTTTCCGCTCTATGCCGGATTACAGCAGCGGGCACCGGAATTCATTCGATCGTCAGGACTTGAATGGTTGTATCGCCTAGTCCAGGAGCCGCGCCGTTTGTGGAAACGCTACAGCAAGACCATCCCACCGTTTATCTGGTTGGCCACCAAGCAGCTATTGCAGCGTCCGGTGCCCCAACGGCCAATTTTCACGGCTCCCGAGTCCGGCGTTGACATAATTACAAAAGAACTCGCGACATCAGGGCGTCCCCTACGTCGTTAA
- a CDS encoding DUF4079 domain-containing protein, with protein MDWPESIKVYSQFVHPALMWLLLAMCIYAMYTGLQWRRTRSASGDLKKTLLKGKFKLKHHDIGAAVLSLMVVGCIAGMAVTYVNNQKLFVGPHLIAGLGMTGLIAMAASLTPLMQKGVEWARIAHIALNTVIVGLFGWQAVSGIDILQRIIGRMG; from the coding sequence ATGGATTGGCCAGAGTCAATTAAGGTCTACAGCCAGTTTGTCCATCCGGCGCTGATGTGGCTACTTCTGGCGATGTGCATTTATGCCATGTATACAGGTTTGCAGTGGCGACGCACGCGCAGCGCCAGCGGGGACCTCAAGAAGACTCTGCTCAAAGGCAAGTTTAAGCTGAAGCACCATGATATTGGGGCGGCAGTGCTCTCCTTGATGGTGGTCGGTTGCATCGCAGGGATGGCCGTCACCTATGTGAATAATCAAAAGCTATTCGTCGGCCCACATTTGATTGCGGGACTCGGCATGACCGGTTTAATTGCCATGGCCGCATCACTCACACCGCTGATGCAAAAAGGCGTCGAATGGGCTCGCATCGCTCATATCGCTTTGAATACCGTGATCGTTGGCTTATTTGGGTGGCAAGCCGTTTCCGGCATTGATATCTTGCAGCGAATTATTGGTCGGATGGGCTAG
- a CDS encoding PTPA-CTERM sorting domain-containing protein, whose translation MPLHRLVTEHPALRKSLPVTLVSLGLMTMGAIFAPAAPAARFTFSQTGYDYNFSGGPRLTAAERKSKFPGSVSGSFEFDEAAWDDNQVTLKELTSFRYKFTLLDQEPEASVNQRLSSQAITVKPKEDRTNFIAKKKDLGFFSFNRKGESYFLNLGNILAEDFSAKPLETEPFYRFDLEGNSDRGRGNFSFNDEQDDVFLQALEINVGLSSSAPIQIQAVNDAVPTPAMLPGLIGMGIAALRKRKQAASSEA comes from the coding sequence ATGCCTTTACACCGTTTAGTAACAGAACATCCCGCTTTACGTAAATCATTGCCTGTAACACTGGTGTCTCTCGGGCTGATGACAATGGGGGCAATATTTGCCCCCGCCGCCCCCGCCGCTCGGTTTACCTTTTCGCAGACGGGTTATGACTACAACTTCTCCGGTGGTCCAAGACTCACAGCAGCGGAGCGAAAATCCAAATTTCCTGGAAGCGTTTCTGGCTCATTTGAGTTTGACGAAGCAGCTTGGGACGATAATCAAGTAACGCTCAAAGAATTAACGTCATTCCGCTATAAATTCACACTACTCGACCAGGAACCAGAAGCATCAGTCAACCAAAGGTTGTCTAGCCAAGCGATCACAGTTAAGCCAAAGGAAGACCGAACCAACTTTATTGCGAAGAAAAAAGATTTAGGATTTTTCTCTTTTAACCGTAAGGGCGAATCTTATTTCTTAAATTTAGGCAATATCCTAGCAGAGGACTTTAGTGCAAAACCTCTTGAGACTGAGCCATTTTATCGTTTCGATCTAGAAGGCAATTCAGACAGAGGGAGAGGAAATTTCTCTTTCAATGATGAACAAGACGATGTCTTCTTACAAGCACTCGAAATCAACGTCGGATTAAGCTCCAGTGCACCGATTCAGATTCAAGCTGTTAACGATGCCGTCCCGACTCCGGCAATGCTGCCCGGTTTGATTGGGATGGGCATCGCCGCTTTGCGTAAGCGCAAACAAGCGGCATCATCTGAAGCATAG
- a CDS encoding O-antigen ligase family protein — translation MNIYPYILSGILIVCGMTDVIRQVGVGSLTLQGVWTILLGISTFILVIVRHRIPSMSMMAIGFVLFLGIGVISVQINSSTSTMGLREQAQNLLVYAAFAGSIFLSAGEAYRDPVNPPAYLTKGFLWATQIAMGLYGLSLIQEGPGGSAVMSARSFAIFGIIAMSWLLANARNHSLPKAQLYAIGLLIMIAFSFSRTATIIGLLLYPLSQIKPNSGRSWFRMSLWIGLITLIAYLTFTYVTPIRDRFTSVGDGSSIGGIKVNTSGRSTLWESATASADEAPIFGKGPGSVSIPVQAVNSEAAGHPHNDYLRIRHDFGWVGLGIWMTSYTMLLIQCTRYWIWSVKRDPVTQHVHQACILAMIATLIMMLTDNIIVYQFAMVPLGILIGNSLGLGQARQKLLRQVKVMDWVDDLPEIEPSSPPQTP, via the coding sequence ATGAATATCTATCCCTATATTCTGAGCGGTATTTTAATTGTCTGCGGCATGACCGATGTGATTCGCCAGGTCGGGGTCGGGTCCCTAACGCTACAAGGGGTTTGGACCATCCTGCTAGGAATTTCAACCTTTATCCTGGTGATTGTCCGCCACCGAATTCCCAGTATGAGCATGATGGCCATTGGCTTTGTACTGTTTTTAGGCATTGGCGTAATTTCGGTTCAGATCAACTCCAGCACTTCCACGATGGGCCTGCGCGAACAAGCTCAGAACCTGCTCGTCTATGCGGCTTTCGCCGGCAGTATTTTTCTGAGTGCCGGCGAAGCCTATCGCGACCCCGTTAATCCACCCGCCTACTTAACCAAAGGATTTCTCTGGGCCACCCAGATCGCGATGGGGCTCTACGGCCTGAGCTTGATCCAAGAAGGGCCCGGGGGCAGCGCTGTCATGTCTGCCCGATCGTTCGCAATTTTCGGCATTATTGCCATGTCTTGGTTGCTGGCGAATGCCCGGAATCACAGTCTCCCCAAGGCGCAACTGTATGCGATCGGCTTATTAATCATGATTGCCTTTAGCTTTTCGCGTACCGCCACCATCATCGGCTTATTACTTTACCCACTGAGTCAGATCAAACCCAATAGCGGCCGCAGTTGGTTTCGCATGAGCCTCTGGATTGGGTTGATTACCCTGATTGCCTATTTAACCTTTACCTATGTCACTCCGATTCGCGATCGCTTCACGAGCGTTGGCGACGGGAGCAGCATCGGCGGCATTAAGGTAAATACTTCAGGGCGATCAACTTTGTGGGAAAGTGCCACTGCTTCCGCGGATGAAGCCCCAATTTTTGGTAAAGGGCCGGGATCCGTGAGCATTCCGGTACAAGCCGTCAATAGCGAAGCGGCCGGCCATCCCCACAACGATTACCTGCGCATCCGGCATGATTTTGGCTGGGTCGGCCTCGGAATATGGATGACCAGCTATACCATGCTGCTGATCCAATGTACGCGTTACTGGATTTGGTCCGTCAAGCGCGATCCCGTGACCCAACATGTACATCAAGCCTGCATTCTGGCAATGATCGCGACGCTAATTATGATGCTGACCGATAACATCATTGTTTACCAATTCGCCATGGTGCCGCTCGGAATTTTAATTGGCAACTCCCTCGGCTTAGGCCAAGCCCGCCAAAAACTCCTCCGCCAAGTCAAAGTGATGGATTGGGTCGACGACCTGCCGGAAATCGAACCATCCAGCCCACCCCAAACACCCTAA
- a CDS encoding DNA polymerase III subunit alpha, with translation MSFVGLHIHSDYSLLDGASQLPNLISRAMELDMPAIALTDHGVMYGAVELIKVCKGTPVKPIIGNEMYVINGDISKQERRPRYHQIVLAKNDIGYKNLVKMTTVSNLEGVQGRGIFSRPCINKAVLEQYHEGLIVTSACLGGEVPQAILQGKPEAARKIARWYKELFGDDYYLEIQDHGLKEERVVNPEILKISRELDIKIVATNDSHFVGCNDVEAHDALLCIQTGKLITEEKRLRYTGTEYLKSADEMRVLFQDHLEQDVVDAAIATTLEVADKIEEYHVLSDPRIPDYPVPEGHTMYSYFVEQTRLGLLDRFKLNSYEQVTPEYRERLEYEIELMHEMGFDAYFLVVWDYIKYARDNDIPVGPGRGSAAGSLVAYALGITNIDPVHHGLLFERFLNPERKSMPDIDTDFCIDRRSDVIDYVTEKYGKERVAQIITYNRMASKAVLKDVARVLDVPYGESDKMTKMIPIVRGKPAKLKVMISDKTPSKDFKQKYDSGDRVPGCDSITYRDWIDTAMRIEGTNKSVGIHAAGVVIAADPLDEIVPLQRNADGAVFTQYYMEDIESLGLLKMDFLGLKNLTMIQNTLKMVQESRGDEIDLDHLDMDDPDTYKLLARGELEGIFQLESSGMRQIVRDLKPSGIEDISSVLALYRPGPLDAGLIPKFINRKHGRERIEYDHEILKPILNETYGIMVYQEQIMKIAQDMGGYSLGEADLLRRAMGKKKKAEMEKHQSIFVEGSEKNGIPKKVASDLFDQMVLFAEYCFNKSHSTAYGYVTYQTAYLKAHYPVEYMAALITANSGNQEKVQQYMAACQSMGIEVLPPDVNKSGLDFTPVGQKILFGLTAVRNVGSGPIEAIIATRNEDGPFQSLADLCDRVDTRVLNKRALEALIHCGALDSFTNANRQQAMHDMEMVVEWAQGRARDRASGQGNLFDLLGGTSDSPVPAGLETAPKAPTTDDYLPQERLRLEKELLGFYISDHPLKPITKPARVLAPISLSDVKEYADRSVSAIVMLSAVKNVTTKKGDAMAIVQMEDLTGHTEAVVFPKTYARIGEYINEDARLMVWGKVDKRDEDQFQFILDDAEPIEQVRMVMVELEPTIAADVTQQHRLRNIIRNQKGDDRNGKIPVVAVINGGPHKQIVRFGNQFRVKDDAATVQALKDAGYQAHAEALVVA, from the coding sequence ATGTCTTTTGTTGGCCTACATATCCACAGCGATTACAGCTTGCTTGATGGCGCGAGTCAGCTGCCGAATTTGATCAGCCGCGCGATGGAATTAGATATGCCGGCGATCGCCCTGACGGATCATGGGGTGATGTATGGCGCGGTGGAATTGATCAAAGTTTGTAAGGGCACACCGGTGAAGCCAATCATCGGCAACGAAATGTACGTGATCAACGGCGACATCAGTAAGCAGGAACGCCGTCCCCGCTATCACCAGATCGTGCTGGCCAAAAATGACATTGGCTATAAGAATTTGGTCAAGATGACCACGGTGTCGAACTTGGAAGGGGTACAGGGACGCGGCATTTTCTCGCGGCCTTGTATTAATAAAGCGGTGCTGGAGCAGTACCACGAGGGTTTGATCGTCACCAGTGCTTGCTTGGGTGGGGAAGTGCCCCAGGCGATTTTGCAGGGGAAACCGGAAGCGGCGCGGAAGATTGCGCGCTGGTATAAGGAACTGTTTGGCGATGACTATTATTTAGAGATTCAGGATCACGGTTTGAAAGAAGAGCGGGTCGTGAACCCGGAGATCCTGAAGATTTCGCGGGAACTGGACATCAAGATCGTCGCGACAAATGACTCCCACTTTGTCGGCTGTAATGACGTGGAAGCCCATGATGCCTTGCTCTGTATTCAGACTGGCAAACTGATTACGGAGGAGAAGCGGCTGCGCTACACCGGGACGGAGTATCTCAAGTCAGCCGACGAAATGCGGGTGTTGTTCCAGGATCACTTGGAGCAGGATGTCGTGGATGCTGCGATCGCCACCACCCTAGAAGTCGCCGACAAAATTGAGGAATATCACGTCTTGAGTGACCCCCGGATTCCGGACTACCCGGTGCCGGAAGGGCATACGATGTATAGCTACTTTGTCGAGCAGACAAGGTTGGGATTGCTCGATCGGTTCAAGCTCAATAGCTACGAACAAGTCACACCGGAATACCGCGAACGCCTGGAATACGAGATCGAGCTGATGCATGAGATGGGCTTTGATGCCTATTTCTTGGTGGTGTGGGACTACATCAAATACGCGCGAGATAACGATATTCCCGTTGGACCGGGCCGGGGTTCGGCGGCGGGTTCACTGGTGGCCTACGCGCTGGGCATTACCAATATCGATCCGGTCCACCACGGCTTGCTGTTCGAGCGCTTCTTGAACCCGGAACGCAAGTCAATGCCGGATATTGATACGGACTTCTGCATCGATCGCCGCAGTGACGTGATCGATTACGTGACGGAGAAGTACGGCAAAGAACGGGTGGCTCAGATTATTACTTACAACCGCATGGCCTCGAAGGCGGTGCTGAAGGATGTGGCCCGGGTGCTGGATGTGCCCTACGGCGAATCGGACAAGATGACCAAGATGATTCCGATCGTCCGGGGTAAACCGGCGAAGCTGAAGGTAATGATCTCGGATAAGACGCCGAGTAAAGACTTTAAGCAGAAGTATGACAGCGGTGATCGGGTGCCGGGCTGCGACAGCATTACCTACCGCGACTGGATCGATACGGCGATGCGAATTGAAGGCACCAACAAATCCGTGGGCATTCACGCGGCGGGGGTGGTGATCGCGGCGGATCCCTTGGATGAGATCGTGCCGTTGCAGCGCAACGCCGATGGGGCGGTGTTTACGCAGTACTACATGGAAGATATTGAGTCCTTGGGCTTGCTGAAAATGGACTTCCTGGGCCTGAAGAACCTGACAATGATTCAGAACACCTTGAAGATGGTGCAGGAATCACGCGGTGACGAGATTGACCTGGATCATCTGGATATGGATGACCCGGATACCTATAAGCTGCTGGCGCGGGGTGAGCTGGAGGGGATTTTCCAGTTGGAGTCCTCGGGGATGCGTCAGATTGTGCGGGATCTCAAACCCTCGGGAATTGAGGATATTTCATCAGTATTGGCCCTGTATCGACCGGGACCACTTGATGCGGGCCTGATTCCCAAGTTTATTAACCGCAAACACGGACGGGAACGGATTGAATACGACCACGAGATTCTCAAACCCATCCTGAATGAGACCTACGGCATCATGGTCTACCAGGAACAGATTATGAAAATTGCCCAGGATATGGGCGGTTATTCCTTAGGGGAAGCCGATTTGCTACGGCGGGCCATGGGTAAGAAAAAGAAAGCCGAGATGGAGAAGCATCAGAGCATCTTCGTTGAGGGCTCGGAGAAAAATGGCATCCCGAAGAAGGTGGCGTCCGATCTATTTGACCAGATGGTGCTGTTTGCGGAGTATTGCTTCAATAAATCCCACTCCACGGCTTACGGCTATGTCACCTACCAGACGGCCTATCTGAAAGCGCATTACCCCGTGGAATATATGGCGGCGTTGATCACCGCTAACAGTGGCAACCAAGAGAAAGTCCAGCAGTATATGGCGGCTTGTCAGTCGATGGGGATTGAGGTGCTGCCGCCGGATGTGAATAAGTCGGGACTGGACTTTACGCCAGTGGGTCAGAAGATTCTGTTTGGCTTGACGGCAGTGCGAAACGTCGGTTCAGGGCCGATCGAAGCAATTATTGCCACCCGCAATGAAGATGGGCCGTTTCAGTCATTGGCGGATCTGTGCGATCGGGTCGATACGCGTGTCTTAAATAAACGAGCTTTAGAAGCTTTGATTCACTGCGGGGCACTGGATAGCTTTACCAATGCCAATCGCCAGCAAGCCATGCATGATATGGAAATGGTGGTGGAATGGGCCCAGGGTCGCGCCCGCGATCGCGCCAGTGGTCAGGGGAATCTGTTTGATTTGTTGGGTGGGACCAGTGATAGTCCTGTCCCGGCGGGCTTAGAGACGGCCCCGAAAGCGCCGACGACGGATGATTATTTGCCCCAAGAGCGGTTGCGGTTGGAGAAGGAGCTGCTGGGTTTCTATATTTCGGATCATCCGCTGAAGCCGATTACGAAACCGGCGCGGGTGCTCGCCCCGATTAGCCTGAGTGATGTGAAGGAGTATGCCGATCGTAGTGTCAGCGCGATCGTCATGTTGTCGGCGGTGAAGAATGTGACGACGAAGAAGGGCGATGCGATGGCGATCGTCCAGATGGAGGATCTAACGGGACATACTGAGGCGGTGGTGTTTCCGAAGACCTATGCGCGGATTGGGGAATACATCAATGAAGATGCGCGGCTGATGGTTTGGGGCAAAGTCGATAAGCGGGATGAAGATCAGTTCCAGTTCATTTTGGATGATGCGGAACCGATCGAGCAGGTGCGGATGGTGATGGTGGAGCTAGAGCCGACGATCGCGGCGGATGTGACCCAGCAGCATCGGTTGCGGAATATCATCCGGAATCAAAAAGGCGACGATCGCAATGGCAAGATTCCGGTGGTGGCCGTGATCAACGGTGGTCCCCACAAGCAGATTGTGCGGTTTGGGAATCAGTTCCGGGTGAAGGATGATGCCGCGACGGTGCAGGCGTTGAAGGATGCCGGTTATCAGGCCCATGCGGAGGCGTTGGTGGTGGCTTAG
- a CDS encoding sigma-70 family RNA polymerase sigma factor, with protein MKRYQSHVERVLYHLAPDWQDRSDLTQEVWIRVYRNIVKLQEPEKFRGWLSRIATNLFYDELRKRKRHAPPLSLDAKLTFDDGEVSWELPTDTPGPDEEMATREFYDQLQAAIADLPEVFRTTIVLREIEGLPYEEIAEITGVNLGTVKSRIARARSRLQDQLQGYLNGGAS; from the coding sequence ATGAAACGGTACCAATCGCATGTGGAGAGAGTGCTTTATCACTTGGCTCCCGACTGGCAAGACCGCTCCGATTTGACCCAGGAAGTTTGGATTCGGGTTTATCGCAACATTGTTAAGTTGCAAGAGCCGGAAAAATTTCGGGGTTGGCTCAGTCGGATTGCCACCAACTTGTTCTACGATGAGTTGCGGAAGCGCAAGCGTCATGCGCCACCACTTTCGCTCGATGCCAAGTTGACGTTTGATGATGGTGAAGTGAGTTGGGAACTTCCGACTGACACACCGGGGCCAGATGAAGAGATGGCCACCCGCGAGTTTTACGACCAGTTACAAGCGGCGATCGCCGATCTACCTGAGGTGTTTCGGACGACGATCGTATTGCGTGAAATTGAAGGTTTGCCTTACGAGGAGATTGCCGAAATTACCGGGGTCAACCTCGGCACAGTCAAATCCCGCATTGCCAGAGCCAGAAGCCGGTTGCAAGATCAGCTTCAGGGCTATCTAAATGGTGGTGCTTCCTAA
- a CDS encoding glycosyltransferase family A protein, with amino-acid sequence MSYLHPQPTTPNAPPQNEPAPNSIAAIVTAMTDGERPFLSQSLMSVLGDPKVGQVILCIEQDNQWLQHLLGPILDNPRLEVVRLPLAYPGKIRNQALAYVKQPWVAYCDGDDVWCEDKTTQQLTDIDCSQWDLIGSDHYLTNEIGEICAFALACYIPMPSSWIVRTSVMQEYPFDEHLQTGSDGEWWQRTAKFVRKTRCPKMLLKYRVRNDSVSTPTPSKQRKTKLVTCAQNVVLGPMIMAITWGLWHANRRDRYLWHQDWTLSANGTTV; translated from the coding sequence ATGTCCTACTTGCATCCTCAACCCACAACGCCCAACGCACCGCCCCAAAATGAGCCGGCCCCAAACAGTATTGCGGCGATCGTCACTGCGATGACGGATGGTGAGCGTCCCTTTCTCAGCCAATCGCTCATGTCGGTCCTCGGTGACCCCAAGGTGGGGCAAGTCATTCTCTGCATTGAACAGGACAATCAGTGGCTCCAACATCTCCTCGGCCCCATCCTCGATAATCCTCGCTTAGAAGTCGTGCGCCTGCCATTGGCTTATCCTGGCAAAATTCGCAACCAAGCACTGGCCTATGTCAAGCAACCCTGGGTGGCTTACTGCGATGGCGATGATGTCTGGTGTGAGGATAAAACCACCCAACAACTCACCGATATTGACTGCAGCCAATGGGATTTGATTGGCTCGGATCATTACCTGACCAACGAAATCGGCGAAATTTGTGCCTTTGCCCTAGCCTGCTATATTCCGATGCCCTCCAGTTGGATTGTCCGCACGAGCGTTATGCAGGAATACCCCTTTGACGAGCATCTCCAAACGGGTTCCGATGGAGAATGGTGGCAACGCACCGCCAAATTTGTGCGCAAAACTCGCTGCCCGAAAATGCTACTCAAATATCGGGTCCGGAATGACAGCGTTAGCACCCCCACTCCATCCAAACAGCGCAAAACCAAACTCGTCACCTGCGCCCAGAACGTTGTACTCGGCCCGATGATTATGGCCATCACTTGGGGACTCTGGCACGCCAATCGCCGCGATCGCTACCTCTGGCACCAGGATTGGACGTTATCCGCCAACGGCACAACCGTCTAG
- a CDS encoding gamma-glutamylcyclotransferase family protein: MAELNPSFAPLASGPNDVPMTTQVFVYGTLKPGHAAYDTFCKPWPHKCHAAIVAGTLYDLAIGYPVMVLDGQNQLTPAAPDQPLAARHQAIVQGYVIQFDHPDVLSHLDDYEQHDPAEMAQFYPDIPLATVNYRRVKVPTYQPDRRPLMAAWAYIMTSDQAQRLKGKPIVSGNWDDR; encoded by the coding sequence ATGGCAGAATTAAACCCATCCTTTGCACCCTTGGCATCTGGCCCCAATGACGTCCCAATGACGACTCAAGTCTTTGTCTACGGCACACTCAAACCGGGCCATGCGGCCTATGATACCTTCTGCAAACCGTGGCCCCATAAATGTCACGCGGCGATTGTCGCGGGCACACTATATGACTTAGCGATCGGCTACCCGGTCATGGTGCTCGATGGTCAGAACCAGCTCACCCCAGCGGCACCAGATCAGCCCCTTGCAGCGCGGCACCAAGCAATTGTCCAGGGCTACGTCATTCAGTTCGACCACCCTGATGTTCTGTCTCACCTCGATGATTATGAGCAGCACGATCCAGCAGAAATGGCCCAGTTCTATCCCGACATTCCGCTGGCAACCGTGAACTATCGCCGGGTCAAAGTTCCCACCTATCAACCCGATCGCCGACCCCTGATGGCTGCTTGGGCCTACATCATGACTTCGGATCAAGCACAGCGCCTCAAGGGTAAGCCAATCGTCAGTGGCAACTGGGACGATCGGTAA
- a CDS encoding L,D-transpeptidase encodes MARHLMLLSMSVGLLLLVTGPLHHLRQAWGKAIVVATPTASPVLTSPRAHDTKLQVDLSDRQVRVYRNGKETARYPVAVGQAGWETPSGQFKIHQMRHNPIWQHPITKKVIASGPDNPLGRRWIGFYQGEHMAIGFHGTPQESLVGQAVSHGCLRMRNRDIAAMYQQVGLGTVVEVQN; translated from the coding sequence ATGGCACGGCATCTCATGTTGTTGAGTATGTCGGTGGGGCTGTTGTTGCTCGTTACCGGCCCGCTGCATCATTTGCGGCAGGCTTGGGGCAAAGCGATCGTTGTGGCCACGCCAACAGCGTCGCCGGTGCTGACCTCACCGCGGGCGCACGATACAAAATTACAAGTTGACCTGAGCGATCGGCAGGTGCGGGTCTACCGGAACGGCAAAGAAACGGCGCGTTATCCCGTGGCTGTCGGTCAAGCGGGCTGGGAAACCCCGAGTGGCCAATTCAAAATTCATCAAATGCGCCACAACCCGATATGGCAGCACCCGATTACCAAAAAAGTCATTGCTAGTGGCCCCGATAATCCGTTGGGCAGGCGATGGATTGGGTTTTATCAAGGTGAGCATATGGCGATCGGGTTTCATGGCACTCCCCAGGAATCCCTCGTAGGGCAGGCGGTTTCCCATGGTTGTTTGCGCATGCGAAATCGCGATATTGCCGCGATGTATCAGCAGGTGGGCTTAGGCACCGTGGTCGAAGTCCAGAACTAG